TCTAACAATATCTGCATTGTTAGTCGAGTTAGAACTTCTGGACGTTTTTTATTCACATTTTAATCTagagaaataatattttagtaCACACATTTGATATCAAATTTCGACAATAATTTAGATATAGTTAATgcaactcaaaaaaaaaaattggttaaaattGGTTAATTTCTACAATAATTTAGATATAGTTAATGCAATTAACCAATTTCGAACCAATTTTTCACATTGGCTAAAAATTAGTTAATACAAcccaatatataataatgcaatattcataccaactgaactaagcaCACGGAACTACTTCATCTCCTCTTTATTAAACCATATATTGGGTTGCATGAGTATTAAGATTTCTCTCCACCAAGAATTTTGGTGATGAATGAAATGGATGAGTACTTGGTTGAAATTAAAAATGCATATTATTGAATTGGTTTCCAGCACCGCCATTCATCCTTTTCCGGGTGTGTCAGCCAATTTATGGTGTGCATTAAAGTTTGCTCATTTAGCAGATATTAGGAAACTTTCTCAATCGATGGTGACATGACCCTAATCGGTGATATGGCACCAACGTGGAGCACAACCATGACATTTGATAAAAATGACTATAGCAACAACCAAATATATAAGTATCTATATTTAGATGACGGTGAATTAATGGATTATATTGTCACTCATAACACTTAATTTACCAAATTAGTATCTAAAACAGAGACATTTGACGACAATTACTAAAGAAACAAAGGTACATGATCTTATGTTAAGCAACTCAAAACATTTTTGACAGCAACACAGCAAACCGTATCATGCAAACTCCTCTCATTGCTTCTGTTTATGGAAAATGGAACGTGACGGTTTATATTCAGTGCTCAGTGCCTATAAAAATTGTGTTAACTCTACAAGAATACAACACAGACATGGTATTGCAGGAAGTTGGAATTTGATATCGCGAGCAAAAATCCCACCGAAAGTGAAGAACCTTCCTTCTCTAGAGGATCGGTCGGAATATTTTACCAACGCGTGTGATACTTAACAGTCGCGGCGTGCAATGCCAGATAAATTGTGCAATGTGCAGCGAAGAGAACGGAGACAGCAATCACGTGTTGTTCCGGTGTCTGAGAAGCACCCAATGCTGGCAGCAAGCAGGTATGTGGACGGACATGAGCGCAtgtttaaatgtttttttgaaACGGGTGCATGTTTAAATGTTAACAACAGTATCACAGAAAATATGTTCTAAATCCTGGAGAGGCATGACAAAAATCAGCAAGAATTGTTCAGCATCATGGTGTGGAGCATTTGGAACAACATCAGTGACTCGATCCAAACTGTGTGAAAGAGCTATTCGTTTAATTACCAGTTGGCGTAATGCTCAACGAGTTCATGCGTTAGTAGATATGCCGCAACAGATACCTCATCAAACAAGATGGATGAAATCAATTATTGGAAGATACAAGTGTAATGTTGATGGGTCTTTCTCTTATCTTCATAGTAAGGTAGGGATTGGTATGTGCATCCGGGACGACCAAGGACATTTTGTGAGGGCCAAAACCGAATGGTTAGAGCCTATTCTTGATGTGGAAATCGGCGAAGCCATGGGTTTATTGAGTGCACTCAAATGGATTGAAGAGCTGCATTTTTATGACACAGGTGTGGAAGTTGATTGCAAAAGAGTAGTAGGTGGCCTTTATAGCAAAAGAAATTTTAATTCTGACTTTGGTGTCATCTTAAGTGATTGTAAAGTCTTGTTAGCTACAAATCTTGTGAACTCCAATGTTAAGCTCATTAGAAGACAAGCAAATGAAGTTGCCCATAGCTTTGCTCGGATGGTTACATCTTTAGCTAGTTTCCATAATTTTCTCGATATTCCAACATGTATTTAcgatattattatgaatgaaatgagataAGTCATTTGCCgtcaaaaaaaccaaatatacaTTTTGGGGGGTTTATTTTGGtgctttcaagtttcaattaCTTAAATGTCACAAATGCAAAGTGCATGATTCACACTAATATTATGCACATTGCATGTAAAAACGTTATAATACTTATGCGTGTTTAATGGAAAATGTAAGGGGGGTGGGGGGGGTTGGGAGGTTTATTGGACTCACTCCTAAATGTTTAAAGAAAGAAATACGTAATCTATACTGCATGGAATTAGTCTTggtgaaaagaaaaacagaTCGATGAGCCTGTTCATATATTCATCTAGAAAATTATTCCCCAAcagtagaaaaaaaataggGAAAGCATAAACAACTGCTTTTGGAATTTGGGTAGGCATCTCACAAGTGCTTTTGAAAAAGCATAAACATCTTCCTTGATTTCTGCAAGTATAGGCATGCCATACTTgggtgcactatttaacattttccatataTAGGGAAATTGGGCATACAGTGGCCTAAAAACCAGGTAACTCCAGTTTGGCATTGATCCTTATTAAGGCTGGTAACTGTCAATCTCATACAATTCATTCAGTATTGCTATTTGGAAGGAAACCAGAATTGTATGACTATGTATGCATGTTTCTATGGCCAAGTTCTGAATTAATATATGGTCAATTGCCCTGCCTCACAATGGTCCTTTTGTCAGTCATTACCTTGTTCATAAAGAACCTACCTTGTCTTTTAGTAGTAATTCACAACTACTAACTCATAAGCTTATTAAATGAAACCATATAAAAACCAGAAAATCATAAGAATGTTGTTTGCatttactagtatttttttaatgtagaaTCACATCAAATATAATCCAAATCAATATCAATGGGATTCAGGGATTGATTTGAAACAATAAGAGAAGAATGGGGACCCTTCAAAGAATGTTAGTTTTAATGGATAGCCCATGACCCTTAACATGCTGCCTTGGGGAAACCACCCTCAAAAGATAGTTTTAGtaatttcatttcattgattTCAAGGCCAATAACTTCCCAATAATAGTCTACTTCATTTATCTATTCCAGAAACTGGAATCATTTCACATACAGCTCTACTGGGAAGATTACAATTCATTAAACTGCAATCAAGATTCAtttgcacacataatccctgaTCTCTTTCATGTAAGCAAACATCTATACATCAAACCCAGCAATCCCCGAAGCTATAGTTaaaggaaaaatttagaaaaaaaaactaaaaagccATTGAAATAACAAAACATAAGCATGTCAGCCACCAAACAGAGATCATCCAAGTTTTAACTTTGATTACTAAACATCAGTCTTACAGAACTAAACCAATGTTGTCAATGGAAAAACATGGTGGTGGAAGGCCAAAAGTTTACTATATAAACACACCATTGAGGCCTATGGTGCCTCCGTGGCGGGAGTCCCTATTCCCTTCACCAATTGCCCACGATGGTTGTCAAGTAATCCACCACTCCATTCCGCCATGGCCACCGTTTAACAACACCGAACTAAACGCTGATCTTTTCAACAATTATTTCAACACTTTGAATGCCCACTTAGATATATATCCCTAATTTTGATATCAAATTGATCTTTTCAATAATTATTTCAACACTTTGAATGCCCACTTAGATATATATCCCTAATTTTGAtatcaaattgaattttttaccTCTAATTCAAACTCTGCCAAAGTAACTACATTTTTTATATCAACTAATCAAAGTGAATTTTTACCTCTAATTCAAACTCTGCCAAAGTAACTACATGATGCAGAacttattttatgaaatttctGCAAATTCATTATATGCATGCAGCAAAGACAGAGGCCTGACAGCAAAAAATGTCGGTAATCATGCAAAATACACATAAGTTAATTAAGCATGAATGAACTTCATGGAAACTTTACTCAAAGGAGAAAATAAATGCATAACTCACAGCAATTTAGCCAGCTCTTGCAGATTCATGTGCTTTTCCTTGTTCTTGTTGACAATATTCAATTCATGCCACTAATTGTACATACAAAATAGAATATAATAACaccaaataaacaaaaatgatataCGGCTACTTTTATCATCACAACATACTATAACTCCATGTTGCATGGAGAAAAATCATCAACATTCTTCATTTCTTAAACTTTGTAATTTGGGACTACAGACTATCATCAGCATTCACCAACACATTGTGTGAGCTAATTTAATGATTCCACGAATAATATACATATGAAGTATTCTCATTCAGAATATACACAAGAAGCATTTTGGCCTTGAGGTGAACTACATTCAACACGTCTAATGGCAAGACAAAACTACAGAATTGTGGCGATGAGCAACAGTGACTGCAAAACTAGGAGATATAAACCTGTGAAACGTTGCAGCTGCTTGTGCATTCGCAATCAAAAACCCGGGTGATAAATCCGCCAATCCAACCACATCCAAGTATCATCTATGCCCATCGATTAAGCCCTCAATTTCCCTTTGCCCAAACCTCCTACCCTGTTGATTGGCATCCCTACTCTTAGCCACAAAGTAAAACACAAGCCAAGTAACCATGAAGTAAACCTCCATGGTAGATTGAAACATCTTGGCAACAACTCTCCCGCAAATTCGAGACAAAGCCCACCTCATAAACGACCCACAAAGCACAGCTTCCAAACATTTAATCTGAATAGCTTGATTCAACATGGAAGACAACAAATAACAACCTTCCTTCACAATCTCCTTACTACCCCTCCTGAAATCCTCCAAAGCAACCCAAAAATCCACAGAGAATATAAAAGTCACAAATGTATCCATAAGAAACCAAGTGAACAAAAACCCCGAAATCTCCTTCTCGAAACCCCTAACCCAAGGCGACATAACCGAAAAAGGCATCAATTTCAACCTAACAAATAGCTTGAAAAACGAAAACTGATCCTCAATTTCAGCAAAATACCATATTCCAACAAGCTGAGTAACTGCATCTCTCACAGCCCATCTTATCAAAACAACAGCAGAAATTCTCTTCAAACCTAATCTGAAACCATCCCAAACCACACCAGTAACAGAACTAAACCTACCTACAAGATCATTAACAACCGAAACAATAACAACCCCTAATACACACGAATACGTAACAAGAAAAACCATAATCACCCATCCATAAGCCACTGACAATGAACCTAAAAGAACAAAAAACGCCGCCGTATCACGCCGACTTATCTCCAATCCATtcacaaataattgaaaatcaACACTTGTCACCATCTCTTCTTTCCCATTCCCCAAATCCCTCTTCTCCTTCTTCTGTTCCTGTTCCCGTTCCTCTTTCTCCAAATTCTCATCTTTCTCGTATTTCTCGTCATCAACATCATCCACCTCATCTTTTTCCACCTCAATTGAAGAATCCTCAGCTTTTTTCAACGTGATTCCAGAACGAACAATTTCAAAAACCCTAACTCCATTATCAGCAACAAGATCCGAAAATCCAGAATCAATCGCAAAAGGTCCAATAGCAACAACGCTACCATTAACCGGAGCTTTGGAATTTGATCCAAAAAGTGTTCtcccatcatcatcatcaccggAGAAAAAATCATCATCTAGGGTTCCGACGCGAGTCAGATGCAAAAAAGGTCTCCGACGACGTAAGGCGGCGGGAGAAGGATGATACTGAGGAGAACGTTGACGGTGTTGATGATTAACGTTACCGGCGAGGTCAAGACGAGAAAGAAGAGATTTAACGGCGGGATCACGGTCAACGAACGTGATGAAACGTGAGGTACCGTTTTCAACGATGGTGCGAAAAGAGAAGATTAAGAGAGATAGGAAGAGAAATGTGAAGAGATTTGATGAGAATGATGAAGTTGCTTCTTTGAGAAGTTGTGCAGTAGAACGCACGTTCTGCAACCGTGATTGGTCGCTCATGGCGCTTTTGATTATTCCGATTTGCGTTTTGAGATTATCGCGTTTGAGTTTGAGATTATCGCGTTCGGGATGATGGTGGATATTACTGGTGGGTTATGTTTCACGCGCTTCAGTTAGATCGTGATTTCAACGCgagataatgaaattgaaagagaaatGAGATTGGGGTTTGTACTTGGTGGTGTGGTGAGGTTAGCTGGGTGGAGATTCGGAAGaaaatgcaatgcaatttttttactttttatttttccataatCTTAAAATAACTGATTACTACCTAGTAATTATTAGTATTCTTTTTTGGTTCAGTGATTAATTAATAAGCAATAAAAtgtttcttaatttaatttgttttttttttatttctttaaaaaaatgtttcaaacagTTTTTAATTTGGTCAATTAATTGAAGACACTTTGATGTGAACGGCTAACGAAGACAAAAAGGATGGCTGGATCAATCAATTACTTTCATTAactgtttaattaatttttcagtcCAATTCTTTGGTCGGAAATTGTCTTTAATTTAACCAAGTCAtcgggctcaagtggttaatgagtttcataaaaaaaagacGGATTTCGGGAAAATCTGAGTTCGATTCCTGagtggaacaattttttggccagattttacttacctcgcgggcaaactctggactactaaaatctctttctcctaggaaccagaagttataaaaaaaaattgtctttaatttttttttcttcataaattgGATATCCTTGTGGGATTAATTTCTtcctctccaatttttttgTTCTCGCTCCTAGGTTTACCTTGTTTACGTGTCGATCTCATGGCAGcaagaacaaaaacaaagcTCGAAACTTGTGGGATTCAAATTGATGGTAAACTCTCTTTAAGAGTTTTATCTGAAAATTAAATCAATGTAGTTTACATCGgttcaaatatttttaactgAAAATCAATCCAAACTGAATTATTACACCCCTAAACATCAATACCATTGAAGTAAAACTCTGCACACGTTCTAGACAACGGGCCTCAAACATGCAATCTTAGATTGATATTACACTAGGGTAAGGTGGGTAGTACAATTTGTTTGATTTAAAGGGTTAAAGGAGTTAAAGGttcaatattctttttttaaaaaacaaaaggtGGTGTAGCTAGGGTGCTACAACCACAAAACTTCAttgataaagaaagaaaaatacaaaagattAAGAGGGGGGGTCGAACCAAACCCTCTTAGTAAGATTTGAACCTAAAGTTTGGTATTCCAAGTTTGTTCCTATTCAGGCTATTAACTATACAACTAGGAGGTTCCCAAAAAAACAAGGCATTATCAGTGTTAAGACCCAGATTTGCAAGGCTATCAGCAATAACATTCCCTTCCAACTTAAATTCATTCTTCTAGCCAATAACTTACAATTCTGCCATCTGTTTCTTATCATCCAAGGCAAAACTGCAAGGTTGGAATCTGTTTCAATCCAAAGATTCAACCAATTGTGAATAATAGCAGTTTCAATGGTCTTCATCACACCACAAAGTTCAGCTACAAAAATACTAACACTAACAATATTCAAGTTATGACGAAGGTGAAAAATACTAACACTAACAATTACTATTAAATTTAgtcgattaaaaaaaaactgatattacactaaaaaaatattgtctcTTTTAGTCTTAACCAAATAAGATGTTGGATTTTAGGTCAGATGTTGGTAAGTCCTCAGTTGTCAATGTCATTTTAGGGATTGTCACAACAATTTTGTAGAGGATTGTTATGTAAGCTTAAAGTCCACAATGTTTTTCTAACCTAAGGGTGAAGTGGGTAGTTCAACTCTATAAGTAGTGTGTTGCTTTTGAGTTACcactatttatttatgtaatttatgagacttttttttaacagcaaatatattattaataataatcagaTCTCCGtacaagacgaacagagactCGTAAAGGATGAACTACGAAACATAGGTGTTGTATATATGCGAAACACCaatgaaaataccaaaacatATATCACCTAATAGATGTCTACTTCTAATCTCATTCTTAGAAGAACATCCCACAGCTTCCAGACCACCAGATAAAACATCAACCGACCCATAGAGATGCCCCTAGACACTAACTtccgatctcgaatcaaaagtgatcggcccGTCAAAATCCAAAAAACAGCTCCCTGAATCAGAAGTTGGTGGTGCACTATTAGAAAGAGAACCTAGGCAGATAAGTCTCAGCTCGTAGACAACCTCCAAACAGTCAACATCGACGCAGTATAGATCAACTAAATACAAAGAAACCtacaaatctcaacagatttggaaaCCATCAAAGACTCAAAAAGAATCCTGTACatctcaacagatttgaaaATTGTCAAAGAAGACATCAACAAAACTATCAAAGAGGAAGCGAAATTGGGTCGAAGCAGGGTTCAGCAGCCATGAAATCCATGGCAAGGTAGTGTCTGTTGTTGGTGAGCTTTTGGAGAAAATCATCGGACCACCCACCACATCGTCATTGTATACAGTCAAGAGAGTCGATAATAGAAAGGGTTACATATACCCATGTCGCTCCCCACACCAAACACACTCTTGGTGCATATGTTTAGTTGATAATTGTGATGATATTGAACTCAAACAACGAGATTAAAGAGATATAAAACACACGAGTCAAAAGTGTTTGAATTACTGTATTTCATGGTAGAGGCAACATGTGAAGGCGTAATGGACCATGGTGCAATGatatataagaataagaatGGTGTGTTGTAAAAGTGATTTTACAAATGGTGATGCAAAATTGCAGCCAATGGATCTAGATGGTATAAGATTAATGAGATTAACGAGGGCTGCTTCTATTCCAACTAATTTTAGTgagataatatttttcttttaaacgGAGTTTTTGTGATTTGGAATAGTTAGGACACATGTATTTTTCACTAGAGAACAATACCACCAACCTATAGTATTACACTTAATTTTctccgtaaaaaaaaacacattgttttattttaaagaaaatattttttccgGATTATCGGATCCTCAGCTAGAAACAAAGCATACGATAGATATGCCTTGATTATAGGTGATTACCACTCGACGGGGATACATGTACAATATGACACCATCGACCTGTCATTAGACAACACTTGTCACAATTACAGGATATAGAAGAATGTTTTAGGTTCTTGCAACCTTAATTCATCCCTTATATATATGTCTGTCAAAAGGTTGGGCACACTTTTAGTGTGCGAAAATGAAAGTTTTGTCACAACAGGACCCTAAGGCCCAACAATCATTAATGAGCCCACGTAACCTTCAAATGTATTTACCCCCTTTCACCCTCGAACCATATATAAAGCATCCAACCCGATCACTCCTCCTCCTAAACACAGCGCCGCACCAAATCACAACCCTAATCTTGCTCCCAATTTTTCATCAACCGTCGTGTTCTTGCCGCACAAcctatcaccattttcatctccAACCACACAACCAAAACCTCGGCCAGATCTTTGATTGGGTAGTGTCAAGATTGAATTTGTATGAAAGAGACAAAAGAGGCTTCCAAAGATATAAGTTGTTACAACTCGTGTGTCTTATGACACGTGCTAGAACGATCCATCCCTGCAACGAATTGACACTTTTGAAGATTCTAAATAGATTTCTCCACCACTTTTATCACAGGTATGCTATTTTTCTTAAACCATTATTGATTACGAGTTAATCACACCTTATAATTAGCTATATAAGTAATGTAGTCTAGTTTTAAATTGTACATTTTGACGTCGAGATATGTTTTCACGCTTAGGACAAATGAGCGAACTAGAAGCCCTGCCATTTTTCTTCGTTTTCTTCATGAAATCAAAGTGCAAATGAAGAATAATAAATTGTCAATTGAAATAGCAAAACGAATAATTAAATACGGTTCCCATATTTTATTTATCCGTCTCTACAACTAGGAAATTGTAATACCCTCGGGCGGAGCCATGTCACGATCCTCGCTCGGAGGATGTAATTGTGTTAATGGAGTTAATGTTACTCACTTTTTTGTGTGCTGGTTATTGCCCCCGTCGAACCTAGGAATTCTCCATGGTGCTtcactaataaaataaagaaattgtaAATTTTTGAAGTCTTATGCCAAATATTCATTCCTAAGAAGCAAATGAACAActtccaaaaataaattctttaACTAATTCATTTATTAGAACATTGATTACATTTGTTGTAAAAGAAAGCTATTGAGTATTGATGCACATTGTGAGGAACACTTCATATATACAATGGGGGCAATCCTCTTTACATgaaatattttcaattaatgGTGAAGATTGCCTTCAAATCTTTATAATCATTGCTCTTTGTTGCATAAAGTTTCGAAGAGCAAGATCACCATGTTTGCTTTTTTTATGCCAACCAACATTATGCACATTTTTTACTCTgtaaaattacatatataattGCTTACTTGAGCTTTTCA
This genomic interval from Trifolium pratense cultivar HEN17-A07 linkage group LG6, ARS_RC_1.1, whole genome shotgun sequence contains the following:
- the LOC123892910 gene encoding uncharacterized protein LOC123892910; protein product: MSDQSRLQNVRSTAQLLKEATSSFSSNLFTFLFLSLLIFSFRTIVENGTSRFITFVDRDPAVKSLLSRLDLAGNVNHQHRQRSPQYHPSPAALRRRRPFLHLTRVGTLDDDFFSGDDDDGRTLFGSNSKAPVNGSVVAIGPFAIDSGFSDLVADNGVRVFEIVRSGITLKKAEDSSIEVEKDEVDDVDDEKYEKDENLEKEEREQEQKKEKRDLGNGKEEMVTSVDFQLFVNGLEISRRDTAAFFVLLGSLSVAYGWVIMVFLVTYSCVLGVVIVSVVNDLVGRFSSVTGVVWDGFRLGLKRISAVVLIRWAVRDAVTQLVGIWYFAEIEDQFSFFKLFVRLKLMPFSVMSPWVRGFEKEISGFLFTWFLMDTFVTFIFSVDFWVALEDFRRGSKEIVKEGCYLLSSMLNQAIQIKCLEAVLCGSFMRWALSRICGRVVAKMFQSTMEVYFMVTWLVFYFVAKSRDANQQGRRFGQREIEGLIDGHR